TTGACCGGGAACGACTGAAATCGGGGAACTGCCAGGCGGTTGTCGTCAACAGCGGCAATGCCAATTGCTGCACCGGCAATCAGGGAATGAGTGATGCAATTGCAATGACTCGCTTGGCGGCATCCGGGCTGAAAATATCCGAACAGCTGGTAATGGCAGCATCAACCGGTGTGATCGGCCAGCCCTTGGATACTAGGAAAATCGAAGCCGCCATGCCGCAGCTGGTCACAGCTTTGAAACCGGATGGGGTGGCTGACCTTGCAACAGCCATAATGACCACCGATAGCGTACCGAAAATGGTGGGCCGATCGGGGGAGTTGGAAGGAAAGCCTTATACAGTAGCCGGTGTGGCCAAAGGCTCCGGGATGATCTGTCCGGACATGGCCACCATGCTGTGCTTTGTGGTCAGCGATATAAAGGTATCTCAACATTTATTGGCGGAAACGCTAGTGGCGGCAACAGAAAGATCTTTTAATAGAATTACTGTTGACGGCGATACCAGTACCAACGATACCATACTTGTTCTGGCCAATGGTGTGTCCGGTGCAACGGTTAAAAATTCGGTTCATCGGGAGTCTTTTCAAGTTGTGATGGATGAAGTCCTGACAGAGCTCGCCAAAATGGTGGTTAAGGATGGAGAAGGGGCGACAAAGCTGGTGGAAATTATTGTCAGGGGTGCGCTGACGGATAAAGACGCAACTAAAATAGCGGAAACAATCTCCAACTCCAGCCTGGTCAAGACAGCCCTTTTCGGAGAGGATGCCAACTGGGGAAGAATACTGGCCGCTGCAGGCAGGGCAGGGGTTCAGATGAACCCGAGCAAAACCGACATCTTTTTCGATGAGGTGATGATCGCCAAAAACGGTATGTGGTGCGGAGATAAGTCCGAGGCAGAGGCTGCAAAAATTCTCCAAAACAACGAGTTTACCATTTCTGTAGATTTGAATATGGGCCAAGGGTCGGCCTCTGTCCTAACTTGCGATTTTTCAGTTGATTATGTTAAGATCAATGCGGACTACAGAAGCTGATGGCGTCGTAAAGAGTCTCATCTACTGTGTTGTAGCAAATTTTCAGAAATTCGACATACTAATACGTATAGTCTCATTCCTGAAAATTTGCTACGCCTTGTATATGAGACTTTTTACGACGCCATCCAGCGTTTATTGAAAGGTTTCTGCGATAGGTCTTTATTCCAATTTTTAATATGTCTGTAATGAGACTGCAAAAATATTTGTCCAGCGCCGGGTTTTGCTCGAGGCGAAAAGGTGAGGGATATATCAAAGCCGGCATTGTCAAGGTGAACGGGGCAGTGGTGACGGAGCTGGGCACCAAGGT
This DNA window, taken from Thermodesulfobacteriota bacterium, encodes the following:
- the argJ gene encoding bifunctional glutamate N-acetyltransferase/amino-acid acetyltransferase ArgJ, encoding MENVTCKGFKAAGVASGLKKNGEKDLGLIYSEVPATVAGVFTKNRVQAAPVLLDRERLKSGNCQAVVVNSGNANCCTGNQGMSDAIAMTRLAASGLKISEQLVMAASTGVIGQPLDTRKIEAAMPQLVTALKPDGVADLATAIMTTDSVPKMVGRSGELEGKPYTVAGVAKGSGMICPDMATMLCFVVSDIKVSQHLLAETLVAATERSFNRITVDGDTSTNDTILVLANGVSGATVKNSVHRESFQVVMDEVLTELAKMVVKDGEGATKLVEIIVRGALTDKDATKIAETISNSSLVKTALFGEDANWGRILAAAGRAGVQMNPSKTDIFFDEVMIAKNGMWCGDKSEAEAAKILQNNEFTISVDLNMGQGSASVLTCDFSVDYVKINADYRS